The genomic stretch TGCGCTTCAGGATGCTAAGGTTCGTGTGGCCAGCGATATTGTTTACACCAGCGTTGATGGAGTAGAAATAGCCGTAGAAGTGGCTGAGGCAACTTCTGAAACGATGGCAGAATTGGCTATTTCTAGCGTGACGGGGCCAGCTGGCGAAGTTGTGGTGGCTATCGTCATGGTGGTAAATAGAATCTATGATGATGTAGAAATAGTTGAAGGAGAGAATCATGCTGTTCATTTAACGGATTGGGAGAAACTTAAAGAAGGCGGCCTGGCTTTTTTAGCTCTGGGCCCCGAGGACTATATAAAGAAAATGGTTGATGAAGTAACTGAATACAGTCGCATCTTACCCAAAAAGTTAGAATTTCTAAAAAACCATCCTCAAGTTAAACACATTATTTTTCCCGCTATTAACGAGACAGGTAAAAGTTGTCGTATCGTTATTGGAGAACGATCTTGTTCTGGAGGAGGGCTCTCTTTTCCCCCTACTTGTACCAATGAGAAAACAGTATGTGATCCCACTTTTACTGACTACGAAGATAATTATGTCTATTTCAAAGATAAGCTCATTGGTTTTACTTTAACTCGAGAAGAAATTACAGCGCCCGAGGGCAGCGAACTGCTTTGCGTGCCGACAGGCGGCGAAGAAGGCAAATCACTCCCTAAAGGGGGGGCTTATGCCTGTGATAGGGCATTAGGCCTGACGAATATTAACAGTACAGGAAACGCAGCCTTTTACAACCTAGGTGAAGGAGTAGATCATGCAGTGGGTTTTGAGGATATTCCAAATATTTTTATGGTCAATAATGGTGCTAAAGACTATGAAGGTGGCAAGCAGGACGATGTTTATATAGTACAAGCTACGCAAGTCTGGACGGCACTTCCTATAGACGGAGAAGAGAACGGTGGTTTAAATGGAGCAGAAGGGTCAGATAGCTTAATTTTATCCGGATTTCAGCCCGCAATTAGAATAGAAATCGATTTAAATGAAGGTTATTTGCAAGCTGGAAATAATACGCTGGCGCTTACCAGCATAGAGAAACTCGTCGGAGGGACTTTTCCTCTCACTGTAACGGCGGCTTGTGCTACAGAAGTGATTGATACAGAAGGTGGGCCAACGTTAAGAAATCCAGATATCCTTTTAATTCCTAGAAATACGAGTTGTGATTATAATTTGAAAATGCATTTACATCCGAATACTGTTGTTACTAATGCAGCAGAAGTCGGTAACTTTACCTATTACATTTTACCTGGTAAAGGAAACGTTGCCGTTAACTTAACAAGGACTGAGGATAATGCGAATACTAAACCGTTAAAACAGCAATTTGTTTTTAATGCGCTTATTTCAGATGTATCTTCTATCTCATTTTCTACATCAGACGATGAACAATCACAAGCGATTAAATTGCATTTCATAGATCATAGAATGAGAACACTTTCTCGAAAGACGGATAAAATTTCCTTCTCTCAGCCTAATGCAACAGCCAATGTAAGCATAGCATATCAATTTAAATCGGATAGCTATAAAGCGCCTTTTGTTCTGCCTACGCAATTACAAACTAATCGAACACGAGAGCTTTTGAAAAAACATTTGGTAAACCCAGCGGCGGATAGTTTTAATGTGACATTAACCCAGCCACATGAAATACGCCATGCGTTATTAAATTTAATCAATGATGAGAGTGTGGAAGATTTTACATTCGAATTAAATGCCTATTTATCGGCTAGCACGAGCCTTCAGTTTATAGATAATGCGGAGCTTATAATAGGCAAAAAAAATCTTTATATTACTCTTAAGACGGATCAAAGCATAAAAGATATTATGCGTATTTATCCGCCTATTGCCCGTCGTTTAAATATAATTTTTATCATCACTACATTGCAAAATGAGACAGTTGTTATAGGCCATAACGGCCGAGAAGTCATGTATAATAACCCTTTAGCGAGAACACATCTGAATGGGAATGGTGGAGAAGGGCTATTTGTTATTAAATCGGGAATGGAATCTTTATTAAAGTCACAATTACCCGTAAAGGAAGTCGTGCTGTATCGTCGTCCTGAGGATACGCATGTTGATAGCTTAGATTTACGAGAGTTAAATGCACAAGTTCGAGCAATAAATGCAACCACTAAGATTCGATTCGAGAAGCCAAATAAGAGAAATAAATTAGGCAAGAATGATTTGAAACTTATGGTTGGGATGCAGACAGAATGGACTCCTGCAAAGAAAGCTATTCCGATTGTTGAAATTCTCTTGAAAGATGTACAGAATCATTGGCATAAAAAATATTTACACATTTATTTAAATGGGCTTCAAGCACATCGGATAGCCGGTCGTCATTCGCATCTGCATTTAAAACCCGAGCCATTAAAATTTGGTTCACAGCATGAGCTGGCGATTGTCGGTATAAAAGATGTTGCAGTAGATAGCGATATTATTATTCCACATGCCTACCAACCGGGTGCTTTTTTCCACCATAATCAAACTAATTTATTATGGACGAATATGCTCAGTAATAGTTCTAATCAAGTGTTACCTTTTACGTTGATAGTAGAGAAATTTTTTCAAGAACCTATATTAAAAACGTTAACATTGCAGTTTACTAATAAGAAAATAGCCTTAAAAAATAAATTAACCCAGCTTAATGCAACAAAAGATTTTGAGGAGGCCAGCAATGCACGTCTTGCCAATTTAAGAGCAGCATCCTTAGCGATTCTGAGTTCCCAACCACTTGATTTACATCCAACCAATCAACCTACTAATGCTAGCGAGATTGAGGTCAGTCGGGATCAGGAACATTATTTAGATAATGATATTATTAACGATATTAATGCGACCTCAGTAGAAGATCATACCGAGGACTATTCGGGTGAAGAAACGAATGAGATTAATGTATTTAGACGGCGTCGTGCAGCTGAAGATATATCTGATCCCACTGCTACTTCAAGTGCATCAGGTTTACAGAGCTGGATTCAATTCCCACGCTTATTAGCAGAAAATATTGTACGCGCAACAGGAGAAATTTTTACGAATTTAGGAGCAAATATCACGAATCTGAGTGTTTATTTACAGGACATAAATTTTTCTGGCAATCCAGATTTACTTAATCAATCTCAACTATTAGGTAATAAAACTTCCCATCTAACTGATCAGCTCAATGTTATTCAAAAGCACACGCTTGATGCTAGTGATGTGCCATTAAAAAAATGTGTTTCTTTAAATCTAGTGGATACCGATCAACAATTTGTAAATGGAGTAAGTTGTAGTATTCCCAATGCAAGGATTAATTTTTTCCATAACATTCCTTTTGAAACTCGTCCTACCGCTTTTGAGCAGCCAGAAGATAACTTTGCTAATTGCCAACCACTAGAATGGTATGGCCGCCCCTCAGTCGCGTGTGAGGGAGAAAAAACAACCGCTATTGTTACTCCACAATTGCCACAACGCATTTTTGATCCTATCGATGGCTGGATAATGTTAGGACAGTTAACTGTGGCGATTATCAACAAGTTTTTTTCAAAGCCAGCTGCTGCTACTGACACTCGATATCAATTAGTCAATGTATTTTTAATGAAACAAGCATTATGGGATACAAAATTAAATGCGCTGGAGGAGCAGTTACGAGAATTGCATACGCGAATTGATTGGCAAAAACTAGAATGGATCCAATATCGATTAGAAGATCGACAAGAAGAGCTTGAACAATTTATTAAACGCAATCATATACCATGGAACGAAGCAACAGAATTTACCGAGAACTTATTTGCTTTGGAAAAAATGTTGAATGAAATTAAAGATATAGCTTGCCCTACATCATCCAGCTTTCAACCGAGAGATAATGATGTATATGCGCGTGCAGCAAGCAACGAAAGCATGGCTAGTCCAGCCCGTTTTTTAGGATTAACGCGCTCCGGTTTCTTTAATGGCGCTGCCAATCAAAATGCTACAGCTCGTTTGAATGGACCTGCTCCGACTCAGAATCTTAGTCGACTATAGATTGCCGCGCGCCTTTGGCGCTCGCAATGACAAGGTTTGCTTATGAGCCTCGCCATGACGGATAGAACACCGTCATGGCGAGCGAATGTAATGAGCGTGGCCATCCATAGATTGCCGCGCGCCTTTGGCGCTCGCAATGACAAGGTTTGTTTATGAGCCTCGCCATGATGGATAGAACAACGTCATGGCGAGCGAATGTAATGAGCGTGGCCATCCATAGATTGCCGCGCGCTATGCGCTCGCAATGACAATCAATATGCTACGTGCTTGCAATGACAAAAGTTTGTTATGCACTATTCGCGAAACCCTTACTATTATGCGTATAATTGCTGAAATATTTCATTGGAAGTGTTATGCAAGTCACGCAAGCGCGTTTTATCACCTTGGAAGGCATCGAAGGGGTAGGAAAATCCACGCAACTCAAGTTTGTTGCTGATTATTTACAACAAGCGGGTATCTCGCTGACTGTCACACGCGAACCCGGCGGCACGCAAGTAGCAGAAGCCATACGGGCTTTAGTGTTACAATCCGATTTTGCACCCGAAACCATCATTCCAGAAACAGAATTGTTATTATTTTTTGCCGCGCGTGCGCAGCATATTCACTATGTCATTAAACCGGCCTTGCAGCGTGGTGATTGGGTGCTCTGTGACCGATTTACCGAAACCAGTTATGCTTATCAGGGTGGCGGCAGAGGTCTCGATTTAGCCTTTATTCGTAGTTTACAGTTATGGGTGCAACAAGATTTGAAAGTCGATGCGGTGTTATTACTCGATGCGCCGGTGGATATTGCCTTACGGCGTACGCATCATCGAAAAGCGGTGGATCGCATTGAAGCGGAAAAGCAAGATTTCTTTACGCGTGCACGTGCCAGCTATCTAGAGCGGGCCAAACAAATGTCTGATTGTTATCATGTGATTGATGCCAGTCGTTCGGTAAAAGATGTGCAAAAACAAATTAAGCGGGTGTTGGATCAACTATTAGCGTTATGGGTAAAATCGGATGAAGAATGATGCTGAATAACTATTCGGTCCCTTTGCCATGGCATACCCAACAATGGCAGCAACTGTATCGCTGTCATCAAGAGGGTCGTTTAGCGCATGCCTTGTTGCTGGTAGGGCAAGCCGGTTTAGGTAAAGCTTTATTTGCGACAAATTTTGCCAAAACCTTATTATGTAAACAAGCAGTGAATCAGATGGCTTGTCAGCGTTGTCGCGATTGCGTATGGGTAGCAGCGGGTACGCATCCGGATCTGTGTTTGCTGGCGACGGAAAAATCCAGTCAGGGCATTAAAATTGATCAAGTACGTGCGGTGATAGAAAAATTAAATCACACCAGTCAAGCGGCCTACAAAATTATTGTGATTAATCCGGCGGATAGTTTATTACTGGCCGCCAGTCATGCCTTATTAAAAAGTTTAGAAGAACCCAGTGAGCGTAGCTTATTTATTTTACTGACCGAAAAAATTGAGCGTTTACTACCGACACTTCGCAGCCGTTGCCAAGTGATTCGTTTTACACCGCCAGAAAAATCGCTAGCGACGGCTTGGTTAGCGCAGCAACTTCCAGCGTCTACACCGGTCGATAAACTGTATCATTTATCGGCTGGTGCGCCGTTACTTGCATTGAGCTATGCACAACATAATTATTATCCGTTTTATACCGATTTATTGGCGTTCTTAATGCAGTTATTTAATCAAGAACTGGATCCGATCCACTGTGCTGCACATTATGTGAAAACGGATGCACAGCAATTATTGTCTACGTTATTGAATGTCGTCAGCGAATTGTTAAAATGCCAATTATTGAGTGGATATAGTGCTATGGAAGGCGCGCTAGTGCATTTAGCGAGGTGTTTGTCGACGGATTTTTTGTTGCAGTATTTTGATGACGTCATGGCATTACAAGCGCACACGGCTAAAATTACGCTGAATCTACCGTTAATGTTAGAAGATCTGTTTTCTCGTTGGGCTATACAAGGTAAATTATGTTAGTTGACTCACATTGCCATCTGGATCGTCTCGATCTAGATTATTTTAAACAAGACTTAAAGGGTTGTTTGGATTTTGCCAGAGAAGAAGGCGTCATGCATTTTCTGTGTGTATGCATTGATTTAGCCAATTTCCCGGCGGTGTTAACGATTGCTGAACAGTTTACCGATGTTTCTGCGTCCGTCGGTGTGCATCCCACCGAACAAGTGGCTGAAGAAGCGACATTGAATGAATTGATTAAGCTTGCACAGCATCCCTGCGTTGTCGCTATAGGCGAAACAGGCTTAGATTATTATCGTGAAAATACGCAAAAAGAATGCCAACAACAACGCTTTCGTCAACATATTCGCGCCGCCATTGCTGTGAATAAACCGCTTATTGTGCATACGCGACAAGCGCGCGAAGACACTTTACGTATCTTAAAAGAAGAGGGTGCCCACCAAGTGGGCGGCGTATTGCATTGTTTTACCGAAGATTTAGCTATGGCGGAAGCGGCCATTAAAGAGAATAATTTTTATATTTCTTTTTCCGGAATTTTAACCTTTAAAAATGCCGCTGACTTAAAATCCATCGCGCAAACATTACCCTTGGAACGCCTGTTAATTGAAACCGATGCCCCTTATTTAGCGCCACATCCGTTTCGCGGTAAGCCAAATCAGCCCGCGTATGTGCGTTATGTTGCCGAATGTTTAGCCGAATTGCGTGATTGTGCGTTAGATGAAATTGCCGAACAAACCACCACTAATTTTTTTAATTTATTTAAGCAAGCACAACGTAGCGAGTAACGACTTAATCGTCATTGCGAGTACGTAGAATATTGATCGTCATTGCGAGCGCGTAGAATATTGATCGTCATTGCGAGCGCGTAGCGCGCGGCAATCCAGGAATATGAAATTGTGGATGGCCACGCTCATTACATTCTCGCTCGCCATGACGGTGATTTTTTATATTAATTTCTAATACCCGCTAAGAGAGAGACGTTTAATGATACGCATATGTACTTTTTTTCTGTTGTTACTGAGCGGTAGTTTATGCGTGGCAGAAACCGATGCGTCGCACGCAACGGCTGCGTACTATCATTCAATACTGACTCAACCGAAAAAATTAAGCGTTTTTTTGCAGGCGATGCCGAAAGGCGGTGATCTGCATAATCATCTTGGCGGTGTGAGTATGGCAGAAAATATGTTGCGCTATGCGAAACACGATGATCTCTGTGTCAATGCTAAAAGTTCTGTTGTGCAGAATGATCTTAGTTGTCCGCAACAATATAGTATCGCGCAGATCCAAAAATTCCCAACTTTGTATAATCAAACTATTGATGCGTGGTCGATGCGTCATTTCCGACCCGGGAAAGAATCGGGACATGATCATTTTTTTGCGACGTTTGAAAAATATTTACCTATTTTGATGAAGCATCGTGCCGAGATGTTGAATGAAGCAGTGGAAAGAGCATGCCGAGAAAATCTACTGTATCTGGAACTCATGATCATGCCGGATGACGATAAGTCTGGATTATTAGGCAGTAAGCTCGAATGGGATGATAATTTAAGTCGCTTACGTGAAAAGCTTTTAAAAACAGGAGTTATTCCTATCGTCTTGGATATTTCTAAGCAATTCGATAGTTACCAAAAGCACATGCAAGGATTTTTGACTGGACCCGGTAAGCAGTTGTGCCCCAATTTTACATTACGTTATTTATATCAAGTATTACGCGAACAACCACCAGCGCAAGTGTTTGCGCAGCTATTAACCGGTTTCGAATTGGCGAGCCGCGATCCACGTGTCGTAGGGATTAATTTAGTGCAAGCGGAAGATGGAAAAATATCCATGCGCGACTATAGCTTGCAGATGCGGATGCTGGGGTTTTTGCACTATTTATATCCGCGCGTAAAAATTAGTTTACACGCTGGAGAATTGGTTCCCGGTTTGGTGCCACAGTGTGGTTTACGTTTTCATATCCGTGAAGCCGTAGAAATAGCGCATGCGAATCGGATTGGTCACGGCGTGGATATTCGTCATGAAGATCATGCGGCGCAATTAATGCAGGAAATGGCTAAAAAGCGGATATTAGTTGAAATTAACCTCAGTAGTAATGCAGCAATCTTGAACGTTAAGGGTCGACAACATCCGATACTACTGTATAGACAACATCACGTACCTGTGGCTTTATCTACGGATGATGAAGGTGTATTAAGAACCAATCTGACTGAGCAATTCAAACTAGCGGTTTTAAACTATCATTTTACTTATTCGACCTTAAAACAATTAGCACGTAACAGTATTCAGTATAGCTTTTTACCCGGGGTGAGTTTATGGCAAGATGCCAATTATCAACATCCGGTTTTGTCTTGTAGGGATAGTTTACGCACCGGTAAACTGTTTTCCACTTGTCAACGTTTCTTGGCTAGCAGTGAAAAAGCCAATACCCAATGGAAATTAGAACAACAATTTTTAAAATTTGAACAAACCTTTATGAAACCGCACTGTTATTAATCATCGTCATGGCGAGCGAATGTAATGAGCGTGGCATCCACAATTTCATACTTCCTAGATTGCCACGCACCTACGGTGCTCGCAATGACGATATTATAGTGAAAAAAAGATGGCAGAAGCGATACCACTAAATAAAGCCATTAATCAAATAAGTGAGTGGGTTTGTTCCATTAAATAGCCAAGGATACTTTTGACAAAAGTAGCACAATGTGATACATTTAAAACATGGAAGAAAATAAGTCAAATTATGAGTTTTCAGCAGAAAAAAACCAGCAGCTCATAAGCGAGCGAGGTATTAGCTTTGAAGAAGCGATTGCCGCAATAGAGGAGGGGTTGATACTAGATATAATACCTCACCCTAATTCCGCTAAATATCCCAATCAAATGATATATATAGTGAACATCAATAACTATGTATGCTTAGTTCCTTTTGTTAGAAAGGATAAAAATACAATTTTTTTAAAGACTATTTTCTTTCACCGAAAATTAACTAAGCAATATTTACGAGGTAAAAAGCATGAAAAAGACAAAGAGTAATAGGTTTGATAGTAAGCTAGATAAAGAAGAACAAGCCATGAGTGATGCTATTGATAAGGCTCTTGACCGCGGGAAACTAAAAAGTATTAAAAATCTCAAAAAAGAAATGAATTTAGCTAGAGAAGCTGCTGCTAACTTTCAGCGTAAGGATGCTCGGGTAACACTTCGTCTTTCAAGTGGTGATTTGGAACGCCTGAAACAAAAAGCAGCTTATAAAGGCTTGCCTTATCAAACCTTTATTGCCAGTGTTTTACATGAATACGCTGCAGGACATTTCATAGAAGCGGCTTAAAACTTAGATACCATTCGGTCCGATTAAAATGCAAAAAAGATGGCAGAAGCGATACCACCAAATAAAGCCCATTTAATCAAATAATAAGTGGGTTTATTCCATTGTTTAATGCGCTTGCCGACGCGGCGAATAAAATAAACATATTTAAAGATGCGATTCACACCACCTGTATCATCGGTTTCATCATTCGGTGCCGCGGCAGCGCTCATTAAATAACGACCCATGAAATAATTAAATTTTTGTGCCCAACGGTATTTTAAGGGTCGTTCAATATCGCAAAATAGGATTAAACGATTTTGACCGCTGATGTTCTCGGCATAATGAATATAGGTTTCGTCAAAAATGACGCCTTCACCATCGCGCCAACTATAGAGTGAGCCATCAACATTAATATAACAGCGATCATCATTCGGTGTCATTAAACCTAAGTGATAGCGTAGGGAGCCAGCGTAGGGGTCACGATGGCGTGGTAAACGGCTTTTATCAGGTAATTCCGCAAACATCGCCGCTTTAACCGAGGGTAGTGTTTTTAATAGCGCAGTGGTTTTCGGGCAGTGAATTGCCGCAGAAGGATGGTGACTGTTATACCATTTCAGATAAAAGCGTTTCCAACCGGTTCTGAAAAAAGAATTAAATCCCGCATCATCATACTTTTCGGAGGCTTTAACGTGTTGTTGAGCTAAAAGATTCATGCCTTCTTCGCGTATCAGTTGCCAATTTTGGCGTAAGATTTCTAATTCAGGAAAATCTTCCAGTTTTAGATAGGGTGTGCTGGGCACAGCCGAAAACAGGTACATAAAGGCATTTAGCGGCGCAAAAAAAGTCGAATGATCGGAAAGCTGGCGCCAAAATGGATAGCGCTCTATTCCGCGTCGGTGGATATAAAAAACACAGGCTGCAAATAAAATAACGATGATATACTTCATTAAAATTTCTTCTCTTAGCGCATGAACGTGAAAATATCGAGCCTTCAAGCCCCGAAATCAATACCTGAATTAAAAAGGAAAATGTTTAGTTTGTACAGCGTATCTTGTTTTTATATTGGGCTAAGGTTAGTATCGGCACAGTTTCTTTTATTTACAATATCTACTAAAAATAACAAGTGAAACACTCTTTTTCTCCAGCAACCCGCGTTGCTATAGCCCTTTTTTGCGTACTGGCTATTAAATTCCTGTTGGCTAGCTTTATTCCTATTACTGCGGATGAAGCCTATTATGCCATATGGGGTGCTTATCTGAGTGGCGGCGGGTATGATCATCCGCCGATGATAGGGTTTGTTTTATACCCGCTGTTGCAATTCGGTCATCATGCCTTGACGCTACGCTTACCGGCTATCTTTACCAGTCTTATAGTGGGTATGGTTACTTATCTCTATCTAAAAAAAGATGACCCAGAGCGCGCGGCTATGGCCAGCATCCTATTAATGATTGCACCGATTAGCCTATTCAATATCATCGTTACTACGGATACACCTTTATTTATATTTTCCTTTTTATCCGTGATGTGCGTGTTACAGGCGTTAAGGAATAATGATGACTGGCGTTGGTTTGCTCTCGGTGGATTGTTTTTGGGTTTGGCTTTTTTCTCAAAATATTTTGCTTGTTTATTAGGCTTAGCGTATGCGGTGTATTTTCTTTTTGTTGCACCGAGTCGCGCGCGCCTCATCGGTTTAGGTTTATTGGCTTTATTTACGCTGCCTTTCGCCTTACAGAATATTTATTGGAATTACCAACATGATTGGTCAAATATTTTATTTAATATTTACAATCGAAACCATGATATGGGTTTTAGTCTTAAGACACTGTTCGGATATGTGCTTATTTTACTGTATCTGATTACACCGCCGCTAGTATTAGCGGTGGCAAAATTTCCTAAGCAGCAATTAAAGCAACAACCTTTATTTTATTTCTTTTTTATACCGCTGTTAATATTTTTCTTGTTGAGTAGTGTTAAACCGATAGGCTTACATTGGCCACTGGCATTTATTTCTTTCATTTATGTTTGGGCTGGGCTGTATTTAAGTACAGATAGCTTAAGAAAATTATTTAAATTTACGTTTTATTGGACGGGTATACAGCTGATATTGATAGTTTGTTTACTACTTATTCCACTCAAGTCGATACAACAACGTAATGTTTTGGCTTTAAACTATAATAAGATCGTGTATTTTTTTCATCATAAGACCATCAATGGCTTACTGAAAGCAAAATATTCGCAACCGCTTATTTATGCAAGTC from Rickettsiella endosymbiont of Miltochrista miniata encodes the following:
- the lpxO gene encoding lipid A hydroxylase LpxO → MKYIIVILFAACVFYIHRRGIERYPFWRQLSDHSTFFAPLNAFMYLFSAVPSTPYLKLEDFPELEILRQNWQLIREEGMNLLAQQHVKASEKYDDAGFNSFFRTGWKRFYLKWYNSHHPSAAIHCPKTTALLKTLPSVKAAMFAELPDKSRLPRHRDPYAGSLRYHLGLMTPNDDRCYINVDGSLYSWRDGEGVIFDETYIHYAENISGQNRLILFCDIERPLKYRWAQKFNYFMGRYLMSAAAAPNDETDDTGGVNRIFKYVYFIRRVGKRIKQWNKPTYYLIKWALFGGIASAIFFAF
- a CDS encoding ArnT family glycosyltransferase, whose amino-acid sequence is MKHSFSPATRVAIALFCVLAIKFLLASFIPITADEAYYAIWGAYLSGGGYDHPPMIGFVLYPLLQFGHHALTLRLPAIFTSLIVGMVTYLYLKKDDPERAAMASILLMIAPISLFNIIVTTDTPLFIFSFLSVMCVLQALRNNDDWRWFALGGLFLGLAFFSKYFACLLGLAYAVYFLFVAPSRARLIGLGLLALFTLPFALQNIYWNYQHDWSNILFNIYNRNHDMGFSLKTLFGYVLILLYLITPPLVLAVAKFPKQQLKQQPLFYFFFIPLLIFFLLSSVKPIGLHWPLAFISFIYVWAGLYLSTDSLRKLFKFTFYWTGIQLILIVCLLLIPLKSIQQRNVLALNYNKIVYFFHHKTINGLLKAKYSQPLIYASPNYADACLFFFDTHHYASVFLKGSYHGREDDLITNFKHFKNKNFLIFSRTPLIYNDYKPYFQHLTLHTFYYEKAAFYYLLGTKFNYPVYRQNILRAINDTYWIDPPYLPHAPSFFYLKYFKN